TTGATAATGGCCAGATAATCGACAAGCGCTTTGAACGGTACGTTCTTAAACGCAAAGTACAAGGCAGCGGCTGAAACCCCGGCTCCCAGCAATAGTGAAAGGGTTAATTTTTTTTTCATAAAAGTACGCTGCCATCATCAAAAAAAGGGCGCCGGTCTTCACGCCGGCAAACGCTTTCCGTTGCGGCGCCGGCTCAAGCTGCCAGAATTACCCGGGCATCCGAAACATCCTGCTTAATCTGCGCCGAAAGATCTGCCAGATTACCGAACCGCTTTTCATCCCGCAGCCGTTTAACAAAATTGACCCGCAGGTGTTTTCCGTACAAATCGCCGCTGAAATCTATCAGGTAGACCTCAACGGTGAATTGGTGGTCGTCAAACGTGGGGCTGTAGCCGATGTTGGCAACGCCCGGATAGAAGCTGCCCCCGCATTCCACCGTTACGGCATAGATCCCGTTCTTTGGGCACAGCTCATCCTCCAGCTGGATGTTTGCCGTGGGAAAACCAAGCTGCCGTCCGCCCCTGTTCCGTCCGGTGATCACCACCCCCCGGATCTGGTAGTTCCGGCCCAGCAAGCCGCGGGCGACATCCACATCGCCTTCCATCACCAGATCTCGAATTTTCGTACTGCTGATCCGCTGGGCAGTGCTGGTAGACGTCTGGATCTCACCCACTGTGATCACTTTAAAATCAAACTGTCGGGCATATGCCTTTAGGAGCGCCACGTCTCCTTCCCTGTTCTTGCCGAAGGTATAATCTTCACCCACTACGATCGCCTTCATGCCGATACGGTCGATCAGTAGATCAGCAACAAACGCCCGGGGACTCAGTGCCGCAAATTCAGGGGTAAATTGAATGCAGATAAGCACATCGATCCCGGTCTGGGCGATGAGCTCAATTTTCTGTTCATAAATCGTAATTAAGGGCGGCAGGCCGTTTTGTTTTAAAACCCGAACCGGATGGGGTTCAAACGTAACGGCAACCGCTTTGCCGCCCCGCAACCGGGCCTCTTCAATGACCTTTCTGAAAAGGGCCTGATGTCCGATGTGGACGCCGTCGAAATTGCCGATGGTGACCACCGTATTGGAGAGGGGCGTCGCAATCTTATTTATATCTTCAATAAGTTCCATTATCGTCCGATTTTAACTTAAAAATTACAATCTTAATATGAGGGCAAAATTTATTTTGTCAAATAGGGGCTTGACAATCATTTTAAATGAAAATATATATAAAATTTCGATTCGTAAATCAAACTTTTTTCTATTTTTCTTTTTCATTCATGCCGAAGTGGCGGAACTGGTAGACGCGCTAGGTTCAGGGTCTAGTGGCTGTATGGCTGTGCGAGTTCGAGTCTCGCCTTCGGCACCATAAGAATGATTTGTTGAAATAAAAACGGAGCCTTTAACGGCTCCGTTTTTTATTTGGAAAACACCTTTTATTCCAGGTTAATAGAATGTCCTATTTTACCGCCTGAACCGCCTTGATCTTATCCATTCCGCCCAATCGGTCTGCAAATTCGCTGTAAACCGGCTGTACCTTTTGAATAAAGAGGTCTAAATCCGGATAGGTGATCTGCATCCCCTTGGCCTTGAACCGATCAATAACGTCGTTATCCCCGTCTTTGCAAAGTTTCTGCCAGTAGGCTTCCGTTTCCTTGCTTGCTTTTAATACGCTTTCCTGAAGTTTTTGCGGCAGGGAACTGAAAAACTTGGCGTTGATGATCATGGTGGAAGTGGATAGCTGATGATGGGTGACGGCCAGATATTTCTGGACTTCGTAAAACTTCTTGGCATAGGCCCAGTCCGCTGAACCGTCCTGACCGTCGGCAACCCCCTGCTGCAGGGCGCTGAAAAGCTCGCTGCCTGGAATATTGACCGGGTTTGCGCCCAGGGCCTTAAAGGTCGCCAGTTCGATTTTATTTTCGGGGATGCGGATCTTGAGATCCTTTAAGTCTTCCGGCTTGTTGATGGGATGCTTCGAATTGGTAATGTTGCGGAAACCGGCCCCCACAAACGCCAGGGTTTTGATCTCGGATTTTTTCTCCAGTTCATCGGTAATCCCCTTGTGGACCGATGTTTGAAACACTTTCGCTGCCACATCAAAGTCCTTGAGCAAAAACGGCAGGGAATATAGGTCGATGGGCGGGTAAAAGGCGCCCAGTTTGTTGGCCGTGAGAATCTCCATCTCAATGGCGCCGCCCTGGACCTTTTTGGCCACGCTGACATCGCTGCCCAGCTGAGATGCAGCAAAAATCTGTACGCTGATTTCACCGCCGCTTTCCTTTTCAATCAGCTCCTTGAACTTCAGGGCCGCCTGATGGTAAAGGGACGAATCGGTCGGGGGCAGGTTGTGCGCCAGTTTCAGATTATAACTGGCAGCCAGTGACGCGGAAACCGACACAAGCAGAAACATTGATACGGCAATCACCAAAACAAATAGATTTCTTTTATTCATAAGACCCTCCTTTAGTTGAGTCCGCCGCATTCGCCGGCGGCTTCTTTTACTTACAATGCCTGATTTCTCAACCCGCAACCCGCTCACCTCATCCGGTAAGCAGTCGCGGCAGCCACAAACTGATCTCCGGCAGGACAATAATTACCAGAACCAGCAGCAAAAGCACGCCCAAAAGCGGCATCACCGCCCGGGTAACCCCGCCCAGACTGGTTTCGGCAATTTCCATGGATACAAACAGATTGGTCCCCAGGGGCGGCGTCAAAAAACCGACTTCGGCGTTGACCACAAAAATAATGGCGAAATGGATGGGATCGACGCCAACGGCCTTGATGACCGGCAAAAAAATGGGGGTAAAGATGATGACCTGGGCGATGGAGTTCATCCACATCCCGGTAAAGGTCAGAAAAATACTGATCAAGACCAGAATTAAAAACGGACCCCGGGTGACATTGAGGATATACTGGCTCAAGACCACGGGAATCTGGTACAGCGTCATGATTTCGCCATAGGCAACCGAAACCGCCCAGATGATCCCCAGCTTGCCGGTGACGCTCACCGTAAAATCAAGCGCTTTGAGGGTGCCGGCCCAGTCCAGCTCTCGGTAAACAAATGCGGCGATAAAGTATCCGTAAACAGCCGCTACCACCGCGCTTTCCGTGGGTGTAAACACGCCGGTGTAAATCCCCCCCAGGATAATGACCGGCGCCAGTAGGGACAATTTGCCCTGCCAGAGCGTCGAAAGGAGGCGATTGGCTGAA
This is a stretch of genomic DNA from Desulfobacterales bacterium. It encodes these proteins:
- a CDS encoding bifunctional riboflavin kinase/FAD synthetase translates to MELIEDINKIATPLSNTVVTIGNFDGVHIGHQALFRKVIEEARLRGGKAVAVTFEPHPVRVLKQNGLPPLITIYEQKIELIAQTGIDVLICIQFTPEFAALSPRAFVADLLIDRIGMKAIVVGEDYTFGKNREGDVALLKAYARQFDFKVITVGEIQTSTSTAQRISSTKIRDLVMEGDVDVARGLLGRNYQIRGVVITGRNRGGRQLGFPTANIQLEDELCPKNGIYAVTVECGGSFYPGVANIGYSPTFDDHQFTVEVYLIDFSGDLYGKHLRVNFVKRLRDEKRFGNLADLSAQIKQDVSDARVILAA
- a CDS encoding TRAP transporter substrate-binding protein gives rise to the protein MNKRNLFVLVIAVSMFLLVSVSASLAASYNLKLAHNLPPTDSSLYHQAALKFKELIEKESGGEISVQIFAASQLGSDVSVAKKVQGGAIEMEILTANKLGAFYPPIDLYSLPFLLKDFDVAAKVFQTSVHKGITDELEKKSEIKTLAFVGAGFRNITNSKHPINKPEDLKDLKIRIPENKIELATFKALGANPVNIPGSELFSALQQGVADGQDGSADWAYAKKFYEVQKYLAVTHHQLSTSTMIINAKFFSSLPQKLQESVLKASKETEAYWQKLCKDGDNDVIDRFKAKGMQITYPDLDLFIQKVQPVYSEFADRLGGMDKIKAVQAVK
- a CDS encoding TRAP transporter large permease, which encodes MIPDTFTVSLILFGGLALLIFLRVPIGISLGLSGALTFLYTKGSFVAMAQTYYDSVDSFPLVAVPLFFLAGSIMEMGGISRRLVNVAEAMIGQIRGGLGMVTILSSMFFSAISGSGPATTAAVGGVMIPAMRRRNYDSNLAAAITATGGTMGVLIPPSILLILYGVSADVSITQLFIAAMVPGLFIGFSLMGAVYVICRLKGIRTVEEKFSANRLLSTLWQGKLSLLAPVIILGGIYTGVFTPTESAVVAAVYGYFIAAFVYRELDWAGTLKALDFTVSVTGKLGIIWAVSVAYGEIMTLYQIPVVLSQYILNVTRGPFLILVLISIFLTFTGMWMNSIAQVIIFTPIFLPVIKAVGVDPIHFAIIFVVNAEVGFLTPPLGTNLFVSMEIAETSLGGVTRAVMPLLGVLLLLVLVIIVLPEISLWLPRLLTG